The Microbacterium schleiferi genome contains the following window.
GCAGGTGTGCGCCGTGCTTATGGAAGTCGAGTCCGTGAACTACAAACCCGCTCGCACGGGTTACGGAACGATCGATTGCTCGGTTGTGGTTGCCGACGAGCTTTCCGAGATTGAAAGTGCTCGACTTTCGAAGCTTTTGCTGGACGTGGTCGGAAAGGCTCCCTTGTCCAAGTACGGGCTTGAGGTCCAGTGCAACGTGGTGTCGATTGTCGAGGCTGGCACGAAGTTCGAGGATACTGAGGTCTCCATCTACACGAGAGGTCGAACCTGGCAGGCCGACAGAACGCTCGCCGGCGCGAACCTAGAAGATTGGATCCGAGATGTGGGGACACCCACAGTTGTTCCGATCGTCTCACCGCTGCACGTTCAGCAGTCGCTCGAAGAGTCTCTCTGAGCCATGGTTGAAGTGGACCAATCGGGTGACCAACGGCCTGCAAACTGTGCAAACGTGATGCGCGGAGCACACTCCTGAAACACAAAATCCCTGGTCAAGTGGGCTATGGGCCATACCCGTACCACCTGGGGGTCAAGGGGTCGCAGGTTCAAATCCTGTCATCCCGACCGGAATGCGTAAGGCCCGGCTCGAATGAGCCGGGCCTTACGCATTCCCGCGAGTGATGCAGGTGAGCCGCCGCCGTGGGGCGCATCCCGACAGGAACGACCGGATTATTCAGGCGGGGCGCATCCCAAAGCTCGCGTCTTCCCTGAAGACTGAAGCTGATGCGTATCTGATGCTCGAAGACCTCCGTTGGGGCGGCGCGCGACAGAGATGATCGCCGCGAGAATCGCGATGACGACAATCACGATGAGCAGCTCGACGATTGTGAATCCGTGGCGCTTCGACGTCAATTCCAACTCGCCGTAGAGTTGGTCGATAGCGCAAAACTGCTGCGTGATGCCTTTCGCGCCATATCTGCGCATGACTATGAACCATGAGCGCGATGCTGACAAGACGGTCGCTGGATTAGAAATTACAACGCGGGAGTGGACAACCCGGCTGCGGTGGTGCGGCGCTCGATACGGAGCGCGTCGAGTTCAGCCAGCGCCAAGGGGTTGCCGTCCAGGTTGAGCAGCGGCGTGTGCTTGAGGATGAGCGCCTTCTCCGCCTCGCGGACATCCGGCTCGGGGAACACCGCCCAGCTCACCTCGAGATTCTCGTCGATCCAGGCCACTATGCGCGCCCGATCCTCGGCCACGAAGCTGAAGTTGTACTGGTTCGCTTTGCCGACGAGCGATCCTGCCACCGGCCGGTAACCAAGCACGGCTCCGATGCTGCGGAAGAAGGTGCCATGGCCGCGGCCGCGTAGCTCGTTGCGGAGCATGCGTTTTAACAGCGAGGTCGCCTTCCCTATGTAAATGAGTCGAGAGCGACGTGACGCCAGGTGTGTCGGGAACGGCTCGGGTAGCGACGAGCCCACCCGAAGGCGGATTGCGTAGACGCCGAAGTCGTTCGGGACGATGGCATCAATCTCACCCGCCGGCCGGAACGAGCCATCCTCGAGCAGGTTCATGATGCGTCGGCGTCCGACGGCTCTTCCCTGTCGCGCCGACGCATCTTGGAAGCGATGGTGCTCGACACCTTCCCGGCCATGTCCTTCGCATTGTGAGCGACGTCGACGCTGAAGGACGCGACCACTTTTGCTCCGCGTGCTCCGAGTCGCCCGGCCGTCTGAACTCCTGCGGCGCCGGCTTCGACCGTAGCGTCTCGCGCCTCGATAGCCGCGATCTTCCAGCGCTTCTTCTCCAGGGTGACGCGGGTGTCGGAGATGCCGAGCGTCTCGTGGAAGACCAGCACGGCGGCGCCCACCTCATTGCTCGAGCGCACCACTTCGCCCGGCTTGAGGGGATGGAAAAGCACCTTAGTGTTCGCAGTCACCGCGGCGGCATCCATACGAGCGAGCAGCCGCTCCGTGCTTTTCGCGATGAGATCCCGGCGCTTGGCGCGGCCCGCCTGAATAGCCTCGCGGTGCCGGTCCAGATCATTTGGCGTGGAGTCGAGCACACGGTCGAGCTCGAGCACTGCCAGGCCGTCCTGGAGCTGGAAGCAACGTGCCAGAACGGCCAGCCACTCCTCGACCTCACGCTCGGCGTCCTTCGCGACCTCGGCGATATCCCCGACGCGAGACTTCTTCTCCAGCTTCTCGGCCAGAGCATCGAGACGGCGGAGGGCGTAGGACTGCGTCTCCGCGATGGTCTGCGCAGCACCGTGCAGGCTCGACCAAGTCACCTCAGAGACGCGGCCGACATGCTCGCGCTTCAGCATGGCGTCGTCGATGACGAGCCCGACCCCAATCATGCGGGCGAGCGCATTGTCCTTCTGTGCCCGCAGGATGTCGTCGACCTTCTCGTCGATCACGGCGAGGTAGTCCGTGATCTCCTGCATGGTCTGTTGCATGGCGAGCTGCGCCATGATGCCCGCCGCACCAGCCAGCATCGCCGGGTTAGTGAGCATTGAGCCGACGGTGCCGGGCTTCACGAACTCGAGGATGTTCGTGATCTTGCCTTTGCTCGTGGTCACGATGGCACGGCTGACACTGTCCGACGAGCCCTTCATGGCGTTGCCAAGCTTGAGCGCCTTGGCCGATTCCTCGGTGAGTTTCACCCAGCGACCGGCGCTAGCAGCGACCTCAGAGCCGCCCTTCGCTGCAGCCGAGCCGACGTTGAGCGCACCGCCGAAGGCGTGCGCTAGGTTTAGGTCGCGCGAGGCGACGCCCGCGGCGGACAGGAAGCGTTCGACCGCCAGGGGGTCACCGATCACCGCAAGGCCGTCCCCATCACTGACCAGCTCGATCTCGGAGCGCGGCTCGTCCTCGTTCGACATCTACGCCCCGTTCGCCGTGCTGATCTGCTGATTCGAGGCTACCGGGCGCGAGTTTGCTCAGGTGGCGTCCACGTCGCGTACTACCTGGACGATCTCATCCGCGATCTCTGCGATGGTGCTGGTGGCCGTAGTGCGGGCAATTTTGTCGGCCAGCGATGGCGACTGTGACTCAATCTCATCCTTGGAGATCTCGTGCCATATTGGAAGCATCCGCTGCTTGCCTGCGATTGACATACCGACGATGCCGTCCAGCTCGTACTGTGGCCAGCCCTTCGCGAAGAACGACTTCGAGAAGACCACGACGCCGAACGAAGAGTGCGCTAGGCCGTAGTCGATCTTTCGGCGCAGGCTGTCCCCGATGCTTAGTTCCCCCTTATCCAGCCATACCTTGAGGCCACGTTCGGTGAGCGCCTTATAGAGGGGGAGGGCGACGGAGGCCTTGTCCTCGCCTGCATGCGAGATGAAGACGTCCCAAGTTTGGCCGCTTTCATCTGGAGTGAGACGAACGGGCGGCTCAGTCCGGATGCCTGCCAACGATCCGTCCGCCGAGCGTAGCGGCCGAAGAGCCCCTGGCTCGACGTTGACGCTGGCACGGACACTGCTTGCGCGCAGGCCGGCAAGGTCGATGGTGACGTACCAGTGACGCGTCGACGGAACGACGATCCGTGACGGTGAGACCTTCGCAAGTCCGCCGTAAAAGCGGTGGCGGCGACCCTGTCGATAGCTATTGAAGTTAGCCGAGTCCATGAGGCGGACGTTCGCCCCGGTGCTGAGCGTCACGACAACCATGGAGCCCTTCTCGACGTTGCCAAGGTCGTACTTCAGGAAATTCACGCGGGCGCTCCGTTCGGGTCGATGTCGCTCACTGCATATCGCGATTACAGCAGCGACCTCCGACATGCCCTCCTTTGCGCTCGACGAGGTCACTCGGCGAGCGCAGACAGACTCTCCTCCCATTCGTCGGTAATCGTCTGGATAGGCGCGAGCCGGTCGGGAAAGTCCTTATGCCGCGCCATTCGTGAGGTGTGCCCGTAACGGAAATCCCACCGTCCAGTCGGTGAGAACAGGCATGCCGCGACGACATCGAAGTCGTCGACGGGGTAGAAGCGCGACGCAGGATCGCCCTTGGAGGCGCGCGTCTTCTGTACCTCGACCTTGAAGCTCCCGCTAGCGGACGTCTTTGGGCTCGCGTTTTTGCACTCGACCCGCACCAGCCTTCCGTCCGTGAGGGTGACGTTGAAGTCGTGCATCGCGTCCACGTCGAGCCGCTCGACCGCGGCGACGTCGGGCGATGATTCGAGCAGGTGCTCCAGGTGGTACTCGGCGACCCCGCCGCGGACGGC
Protein-coding sequences here:
- a CDS encoding GIY-YIG nuclease family protein, giving the protein MNLLEDGSFRPAGEIDAIVPNDFGVYAIRLRVGSSLPEPFPTHLASRRSRLIYIGKATSLLKRMLRNELRGRGHGTFFRSIGAVLGYRPVAGSLVGKANQYNFSFVAEDRARIVAWIDENLEVSWAVFPEPDVREAEKALILKHTPLLNLDGNPLALAELDALRIERRTTAAGLSTPAL
- a CDS encoding DUF1883 domain-containing protein, which translates into the protein MNFLKYDLGNVEKGSMVVVTLSTGANVRLMDSANFNSYRQGRRHRFYGGLAKVSPSRIVVPSTRHWYVTIDLAGLRASSVRASVNVEPGALRPLRSADGSLAGIRTEPPVRLTPDESGQTWDVFISHAGEDKASVALPLYKALTERGLKVWLDKGELSIGDSLRRKIDYGLAHSSFGVVVFSKSFFAKGWPQYELDGIVGMSIAGKQRMLPIWHEISKDEIESQSPSLADKIARTTATSTIAEIADEIVQVVRDVDAT
- a CDS encoding type IV pilin protein; the protein is MRRYGAKGITQQFCAIDQLYGELELTSKRHGFTIVELLIVIVVIAILAAIISVARRPNGGLRASDTHQLQSSGKTRALGCAPPE